The following proteins are co-located in the Nonlabens ponticola genome:
- a CDS encoding outer membrane beta-barrel protein: MKKIIFAMTILSSAVLFAQEEEEKTSFISQGTYELTGAVSFSSSNSENDSFESDDLSFGFIPQLGLAVSDDLVIGLGLGFTYNESESSSSFSQITNTSYARSYSFRPYVKKYFSLSENFALNIQGEVEYFISNQESNSFSADIDGFSIGLRPGISYSLNDAFALQAQVGSLGYATANIEPEFGEESTSSSFGFNLNMQQVNIGVSYFF; the protein is encoded by the coding sequence ATGAAAAAAATAATATTTGCAATGACAATCCTATCATCTGCCGTTTTATTTGCACAAGAAGAGGAAGAAAAGACGTCATTTATCAGTCAAGGAACTTATGAGCTGACTGGCGCTGTAAGTTTCAGTTCCTCAAACAGTGAAAATGACTCGTTTGAGAGTGATGATTTAAGTTTTGGTTTTATACCGCAGCTGGGTCTGGCGGTTAGCGACGATTTGGTGATTGGATTAGGTCTAGGTTTTACCTACAATGAAAGTGAGAGTTCTAGTTCGTTTTCACAAATTACTAATACAAGCTATGCAAGGTCTTACAGTTTCAGACCTTATGTTAAAAAGTATTTTTCTCTCTCAGAAAATTTTGCGCTGAACATTCAAGGAGAAGTTGAATATTTCATATCAAACCAAGAGTCCAATTCATTTTCTGCAGACATCGACGGATTTTCAATTGGCTTGAGACCAGGTATTAGCTACTCTTTAAATGACGCATTCGCGCTACAGGCACAGGTAGGTAGTCTAGGTTATGCTACCGCCAACATAGAGCCTGAGTTTGGTGAGGAATCGACATCTAGTTCTTTCGGGTTCAATTTGAATATGCAACAAGTGAATATAGGAGTCAGTTACTTCTTTTAA
- a CDS encoding Txe/YoeB family addiction module toxin has protein sequence MKLTWSSQAWNDYLYWQKTDKKILKRINELIKNCSRTPFEGIGKPEALKGDLQGYWSRRITAEHRLVYKYSQDQLFIAACRYHYGK, from the coding sequence ATGAAACTTACCTGGTCTAGTCAAGCGTGGAATGATTACCTATATTGGCAGAAAACGGATAAGAAGATTCTGAAGAGAATCAACGAGCTCATCAAAAATTGCAGCCGTACACCATTTGAAGGGATAGGAAAACCCGAAGCGTTGAAAGGCGACCTGCAAGGTTACTGGTCTAGACGTATTACCGCAGAGCATCGTCTGGTTTACAAATATTCTCAGGATCAATTATTTATCGCAGCTTGCAGGTATCATTATGGGAAATGA
- a CDS encoding type II toxin-antitoxin system Phd/YefM family antitoxin, protein MDVVNYSEFRSNLKFWFDKVITDVSDLVIKRKGGKDLVLISLDEYNSMKETAYLLSGKNRDVLLSSIRELESGNGIENDLLEK, encoded by the coding sequence ATGGATGTAGTCAATTATTCTGAATTTAGATCAAATCTCAAATTTTGGTTTGATAAAGTAATCACTGATGTTAGCGACCTCGTGATTAAAAGAAAAGGTGGCAAGGATCTAGTATTGATTTCGCTGGATGAGTATAATTCTATGAAAGAGACTGCTTATTTATTAAGTGGAAAGAATAGAGATGTTTTGCTATCATCGATACGTGAACTAGAAAGCGGGAATGGTATAGAGAATGATTTGCTTGAGAAATGA